In Sparus aurata chromosome 24, fSpaAur1.1, whole genome shotgun sequence, the genomic stretch TTTTTAAGGGTTTAATAACCCCTTAAAGAACCCCATAACAGTGCAGAGCAGCAGGGAGGTGCAGATAGAGTGGTGGATTGTTAAATGTCACAGGGTCGACCCCCCACATTGGAACTTAACGCAACCCCTTAAAAAACCCTTAAATCTATCATGGCACCCTGATCTCTAACAATCCACTGATGAGGGCATTAAAACCCCTTAGCTaagtgctttttctttctttaatgaGCAGTGTCTGCAGGTAAGAAGTTGAGGTTTTAGGTTTCACAGTGACAGGAGGACACGGTGTCCCGCTGCCATGCCAGCTGAGGGAGGCTCGTACCTTCTCCTGCGCTCTGGTGAGCCGCTTCTGGACGTTGATGGCCAGTTTCCCGGCGGTGACCCCTTTCCCTGGCTCGGCCATGTCGGCGGTGTGTGCGGGTGTCAGGAccagcgaggaagaggaggacggactgagggagaggaggagggagaagaaggagaccCGACCGACGGCTGCGCGTAACTCTAATCCCGTGGACAGCTTCTTAAAGGCGCAATGCGTAATTTAATCCGTCTGTGTGcgtaaaaaccaaaaaacagcaaaaagcaAATGGAGTTCTGAACGGAGCGCAGAGGGACCGAGTCCGAACGCGTCCTGCTCTCCTCTCACTGTTAATTGATGCAGACTGGAGCTCGATATGGAGACATATTAGGTTTCCTCCTCACTCATCCTCTTAAAGGCGCAGCAGGGTGTTATTATTAGCCGACATCTGTTGCACACGCGCGCTGCTGTCTTTACGCGCGGCCTTATTTAAGCGTTTCCAGTCAGATATGAGGCTAAAACAGtcctgatacacacacacatatacacacacacacacacacacacactcacacatgacGCACGGCTCACCTGCCGCTCAAACCGGAAGCCGACAGGTGTCAGCAAAGGTGCGTTCAGGCGTCAATGAGACGTCACACAGCTCATTTCCacttaatttaatttcaaaaataaatcttttttttaatatctcttCACCCAGAATGACGTCATAAACATTATTGGAtttctgtaaacaaacaacacttAAATACACTCTATTATTTACCTAGAATCTCTTTTAAAGCATCAAAGttacaaacacatgaaacagaATCCCTTAAAATTCACCTTAAAGTTCCAACAACAGACCATCAGAttttattcactgatttaaGGGCTTCTTCTGAGGTGAAACACCTTAAATTCACCATTAACTTTCCCCTTAATCTACACATCACATTTTACATCAGTGAATCCTCGATTTCAGGTGTTTTTAAGGAGATTTTTACTCAGTATTCAGGTATTTAACATGAATGAATGGATTGTTTTATATTAAGGGATTTCTATGTGGCTTTTGTGCAGAAATTTAGTCTTTTTATGGATCAAAACAACGACAAATCATCACTTAATTTACAGTTCACCTCAAAAGTGCCTTAATCTTTCAATTCAGACGTAAAAAATATGAGAACGGCTTTCATGAGATTTCTTCTTCAACGTTTGTTGATAATTAATATGATAAGGTAGTTTTCATTAGTTTAAGGGCTTCTTAGgggtcaaacaaacacaatcacctGAAGATGAAAACTGATGTGTAGATTACAGGGAAGGTTCAACGTCCCTTAAAATCGTCCTCATTTGTTGATTAAGAGCTTTTTTAAGGTGGATTTGAGAGGATTTGAAGGATCTTTGTCTCCGGCACCAAACACTGGACTCTGGAGGTTTAAGGGGATTTTAAGGGATtttagtttcacagagttttAAAGGATAAAAGTGTCACTGAAGTCTTTGAAACATCAGAACTTCTCTGAGCCGTCAgactcttttattttctgtctgttcGTGTTTTTGGGAGAGTTGTTCTGTgtcagttcttcttcttcttcttcttcttcttctctccgagCAGGAACCCAAACGTCGCCCGTCTCGCCCGGTTGTTGGACGCGGTTCCGTCCGGCTCTGCGGGCTCGTGTATCCAGTTATAAAGTGAAGGTTCAGGTTTGTTTCTGATCAAAGCGTCCACCCAGTTCACCTGTCCTCCGTCCTCACCTGGCCTCCTGAGCCACGCCCAGTGGGTGGAGGCGCCCTGAGTCCAGCAGCATCCTGCCCAGCCAGTGTAAAAGCTGCGAGTACCAGTGGATCCCGTCCCCGTGGCTCCCGGTGGATCCAGTCCAGCTGTGGATCAGCCGCAGCGGCGAGAAGGCCCAGTGAGCGAGGGAGTGCTGCTGCACCACGGCATAGCAGGACGCCACCACCCCGTCCACCACCAGCGTCCCCTGCCGGGTCAGCGGTGCAAACGCCCCCCTGCTCGCCCTCAGGCTGACCCGGGTGACCCGAGACAGACGCCCCTCGCCGTGCTTCTGTCCCGCCACCAGCACACACTGTCCCGGCCGGGCGTCACTGGCGTACACAGTCCTGAGGGCGCCCGGGGCCGGCGCCGCCCCCTCGGAGCAGTTCCCCTCAGTCACAAACAGGAGGTGGGCGGCGGTGAGCGAGAGGCGGGCGCCAGCTTCTGTCTGCAGGGTGTAGAAGAGCTTCCAGGTCACCGGGTCACGGTCCAGGAAGGCCAAGACCTCACTGTAGACCAGCTCCCCGCTGCTGTCGCCGCCCGCCGAGGCCAGAACTCGCTCACCGGGTCGCAGCTCGCTGACGGACTTCTGAGCGCCGCTCTCCAGCGTGACCGAGGCCTCGCCGGGGAAACAACCGCCAGACTTAGCCGCCACTGAGTGGTctgcaggacagagagagagagacgggtgatcagacaggaagagatgaagcaaacaaacacaggaagtggcTTCACAAATCCCGagacaataaaataacataGAAATAGTGATGAACTGTCTCTGTTGATctatcagaataaaaaaaacgtaTTATTCTGACTTAAATAATAATATCATCACAATGTCTGACAGATTATAAATTACAGTTTTGActtgttattattttaattattatgaCCTCTTTATAACATTTATaaaagtatttctatttcttGTGATTCCAAACATTCAGTCAACGTTTCTTTATTGTGTCCTGGACGAGCTTCCGTACAGAACAGCTCACATTAACTCCCTGTAGACAAATACTGACCGTTTCTTTTCTTCACCGGAGAATAAAAGAACAATAACGAGATAAAAACTGAAcaatgacgtgtgtgtgtgtgtgtgtgtgtgtgtgtgtgtgtgtgtgtgtgtgtgtgcgtgtgtgtgtgtgtgacgcttCAGATCTGGGATAAATATTTGGGGAAGGACGGCGAGTCGAGGCGACGATTAGATAAGTGAGCTGAAGGAGGAAGCAGAGCAGGAAAATCAGCCGGCAGGTTAATCATCCGACGACCCGACTGGACTTCAGCTCCAGCACCGTTCAAACCCGCCATGACTGGTTCAAAACCTCTGTGACTGGATGTGAGGAGGTGATGTTGAGTTTCAAACACCAAAAACATCCAGAAAGTCAGTTATTCTAAGAAGTGTTGatttatacagtatgtgtacggaggctgacaggtgaCAAAATTCAATTCCTTTGCAGAATCTGTGGATTTCAAGCTGATTCGGACCAGAaagaactttatttttaaataaaagttggTTTTCTCTCATGAAGGTGGTGAGGAAACATGAGTATTACCTTCCTAACTCCCTTCTTGGTTTGACCGCAGACATATTTGTCACGTCGTTGACGTAAAGCAGCAGaattcagtttttctttcctAGTCTTCACCTACAGGCTCCCGGCGctctgctgccccctagtgGTTCTTCCCCTCTGGCTCATTAAGGTCCAGTCGGTTCCTTTAAGGAGAATTGTTTTTGGGAGGATTTGTTCATCAGTTACAACTTCTCCTCCACTGGTGTGATTTTCCTTCTCGACAACGAATTCATTTCTTTGAGGAAATTTGAGGAAAAAcaggagccaaaaaaaaaaaaaaaaaaaaaggagaaatcaaAAATACCAACTTGATTGGTTGCCCTTCTGATCAAGTCAAGGACTGGGCCCTCGCAACCCGATctgggagggaaggagagaggaggagaggagggggaaggaAGGGAAGAGAGGTCGGAAGAAGTAGGAAACAagggagaaagaaggagaagtTACCACTCAGTGTAAAATGTGTCGGGGAGGTTTCAACTCTGATGCATTTTTACAAGACTGTGTGAGTTTCAGCAGGTCTGCGGACGCCACAGGTGTGTTAACTGTCATGC encodes the following:
- the LOC115577040 gene encoding indian hedgehog B protein-like, giving the protein MLLSTLVTCLAGCAFLLSPVSEGCGPGRGYGKRRSPRKLAPLAYKQFSPNVAEKTLGASGRYEGKITRNSERFKELTPNYNPDIIFKDEENTGADRMMTQRCKDKLNSLAIAVMNLWPGVRLRVTEGWDEDGHHSEESLHYEGRAVDITTSDRDRNKYAMLARLAVESGFDWVYYESKAHIHCSVKSDHSVAAKSGGCFPGEASVTLESGAQKSVSELRPGERVLASAGGDSSGELVYSEVLAFLDRDPVTWKLFYTLQTEAGARLSLTAAHLLFVTEGNCSEGAAPAPGALRTVYASDARPGQCVLVAGQKHGEGRLSRVTRVSLRASRGAFAPLTRQGTLVVDGVVASCYAVVQQHSLAHWAFSPLRLIHSWTGSTGSHGDGIHWYSQLLHWLGRMLLDSGRLHPLGVAQEAR